A region from the Arachis ipaensis cultivar K30076 chromosome B01, Araip1.1, whole genome shotgun sequence genome encodes:
- the LOC110266092 gene encoding protein MAINTENANCE OF MERISTEMS-like — MSEEKKTIVRDLGFGGLMHIPPLKVHHQILRELANSFKLGENRLETGYGSFKVRQKIIGAALGINALGDLFPQKVNYKDLSEDDKQIFRRFQGKTLKNLTDEMMTIGVGNEQDRLMFKRIFILYIQMAFLLPTTINKISHVHLAPIFKMDTITEQNWGAHVLNFIIKGITNYNLKKKKAIDGCLSEIGTEDLDEFLRENNEKSAAQGILDVNLGSDDPSSQGHTDQSSVNKLAESM, encoded by the exons ATGAGCGAGGAGAAGAAAACAATTGTTAGAGATTTGGGATTTGGTGGCCTGATGCACATCCCGCCGCTAAAGGTGCATCACCAAATATTAAGGGAGTTGGCTAACTCCTTTAAATTAGGAGAAAACAGACTAGAAACTGGCTACGGTTCGTTTAAAGTAAGACAAAAAATAATAGGGGCtgcgcttggcatcaatgcaTTAG gagatctatttcctcaGAAAGTCAATTATAAGGATCTTTCTGAAGacgacaaacaaatttttagaagattccagggtaagaccctcaaaaatTTGACAGATGAGATGATGACTATTGGCGTTGGTAATGAACAGGATCGCCtcatgttcaagaggattttcatcctctatatacagatggcgttTCTGTTACcaacaacaataaacaaaatctcacATGTGCACCTGGCACCAATTTTCAAGATGGACACAATAACAGAGCAGAATTGGGGAGCACATGTTTTGAATTTTATCATCAAGGGCATAACAAATTacaatctgaaaaagaaaaaggcaattgaCGGCTGCCT ATCTGAAATTGGAACTGAAGATTTAGATGAATTCTTAAGggaaaacaatgaaaaatctGCTGCACAGGG AATACTGGACGtaaacttgggaagtgatgatccCTCCTCTCAAGGACACACAGACCAAAGTAGCGTAAACAAACTGgcagagagcatgtaa